A single window of Bradyrhizobium daqingense DNA harbors:
- a CDS encoding alpha/beta hydrolase family esterase, whose protein sequence is MPRWMQIGALVAALTAASAASADTIDVNGVKRSYTAQLPAKKPAPLVIVLHGKTQRGADMITRTAWPQIAKREGLAVVFPDGLNNAWADARTKAGPALRGPPPGTDDVAFIAKLVEKLVADGTADAKRVYVTGVSSGGAMVMTLVCARADLFAAGASVIMNLNDEAAVTCHPSRPLPMLLMNGTDDPLVPYEGGRGSSYFAAEGFWSTDETLAFWRKLNGCETDEVTETELPDRSPADQSTVTRISSRCPAGHEVVLYRVNGGGHRMPGFAPDARFPKVAAKLLGAQNGDIDGAETIWTFFSQSR, encoded by the coding sequence ATGCCGCGGTGGATGCAGATCGGGGCGCTGGTTGCGGCATTGACCGCCGCCTCCGCCGCATCCGCCGATACGATCGACGTCAACGGCGTGAAGCGCTCCTACACCGCGCAGCTGCCGGCGAAGAAGCCGGCGCCGCTGGTGATCGTGCTGCATGGCAAGACCCAGCGCGGCGCCGACATGATCACCCGGACGGCATGGCCGCAAATCGCCAAGCGCGAGGGTCTCGCCGTCGTCTTTCCGGACGGACTCAACAATGCCTGGGCGGACGCGCGGACGAAGGCCGGCCCAGCTCTGCGCGGACCACCGCCCGGCACCGACGACGTCGCCTTCATCGCTAAGCTCGTGGAGAAGCTGGTGGCCGACGGCACGGCCGATGCAAAACGGGTCTACGTCACCGGCGTCTCCAGCGGCGGCGCCATGGTGATGACGCTGGTCTGCGCCCGCGCCGATCTGTTTGCGGCGGGTGCAAGCGTGATCATGAATCTCAACGACGAAGCCGCCGTCACCTGCCACCCGTCGCGCCCGTTGCCGATGCTGCTCATGAACGGCACGGACGACCCACTGGTGCCCTACGAGGGCGGACGCGGATCGAGCTATTTTGCCGCAGAGGGATTCTGGTCGACGGACGAGACCCTGGCGTTCTGGCGCAAGCTCAATGGCTGCGAGACGGACGAGGTGACCGAGACCGAGCTGCCCGACAGGAGTCCTGCAGACCAATCCACGGTGACGCGGATTTCCTCACGCTGTCCGGCGGGACACGAGGTCGTGCTCTATCGCGTCAATGGGGGCGGCCATCGCATGCCGGGATTTGCACCGGACGCGCGTTTCCCGAAAGTCGCGGCCAAGCTGCTCGGCGCGCAGAATGGCGACATCGACGGTGCCGAGACGATCTGGACATTCTTCAGCCAGTCTCGTTGA
- a CDS encoding FAD-binding dehydrogenase, with product MAEETDVIVVGAGLSGLVAATEIADAGKRVIVVDQEGEQSLGGQAFWSFGGLFLVNSPEQRRLGIKDSYELALQDWIGTAGFDRDEDFWPRQWAEAYVAFAAGGKRDWLRAMGHRIFPVVGWAERGGYDAMGHGNSVPRFHVTWGTGPGIVEPFERRAREAAQSGRLTFRFRHRVDALSITNGTVDGVSGALLAPDNVERGKSSSRNVVGEFALKAQAVIVASGGIGGNHELVRQNWPKRLGDAPKFMISGVPEHVDGRMIGITEKAGARLINRDRMWHYVEGIQNWSPIWPRHGIRILPGPSSMWFDATGTRLPAPLFPGSDTLGQLKYITSTGYDHSWFILTQSIIKKEFALSGSEQNPDLTGKSWRMTLRRATNKGAPAPVEAFKSHGVDFIVRDKLDELVAAMNQLAGSDLLKLEHIRMQIEARDREIANPYVKDAQVMNIHNARRYIGDKLIRTASPHKILDPAHGPLIAVKLNILTRKTLGGFETDLDSRVFGEEGSVIPGLYAVGEAAGFGGGGVHGYRSLEGTFLGGCLFSGRNAGRAAAKAVG from the coding sequence ATGGCGGAAGAGACTGACGTCATCGTCGTCGGCGCGGGGCTGTCGGGGCTAGTGGCCGCAACGGAGATCGCCGACGCGGGCAAGCGCGTCATCGTGGTCGATCAGGAGGGCGAGCAATCGCTCGGCGGCCAGGCGTTCTGGTCGTTCGGCGGATTGTTCCTGGTCAATTCGCCGGAGCAGCGCCGGCTCGGCATCAAGGACTCCTACGAGCTCGCGCTCCAGGACTGGATCGGCACTGCCGGCTTCGACCGCGACGAGGATTTCTGGCCGCGGCAATGGGCCGAAGCCTATGTGGCGTTCGCGGCCGGCGGGAAGCGCGACTGGCTGCGCGCAATGGGTCATCGCATCTTTCCCGTGGTGGGCTGGGCCGAGCGCGGCGGCTATGACGCGATGGGCCATGGCAATTCGGTGCCGCGCTTCCACGTCACCTGGGGCACCGGCCCCGGCATCGTCGAGCCGTTCGAGCGCCGCGCGCGCGAAGCCGCCCAAAGCGGCCGGCTGACCTTCAGGTTCCGCCACCGGGTCGATGCGCTCTCCATCACCAATGGCACGGTCGATGGCGTCAGCGGCGCCCTTCTCGCCCCCGACAATGTCGAGCGCGGCAAGAGCTCGTCGCGCAATGTGGTCGGCGAGTTCGCGCTGAAGGCGCAGGCGGTGATCGTGGCGTCCGGCGGCATCGGCGGCAATCACGAGCTGGTGCGGCAGAACTGGCCGAAGCGGCTCGGTGATGCCCCGAAATTCATGATCTCGGGCGTGCCCGAGCATGTCGACGGCCGCATGATCGGCATCACGGAGAAAGCGGGCGCGCGGCTAATCAACCGCGACCGCATGTGGCATTACGTCGAGGGCATCCAGAACTGGTCGCCGATCTGGCCGCGCCACGGCATCCGCATCCTGCCCGGCCCGTCCTCGATGTGGTTCGACGCGACAGGCACGCGGCTGCCGGCGCCGCTATTCCCCGGCTCCGACACGCTCGGCCAGCTCAAATACATCACGTCGACCGGCTATGATCATTCCTGGTTCATCCTGACGCAGAGCATCATCAAGAAGGAGTTCGCGCTGTCGGGCTCGGAGCAGAACCCCGACCTCACCGGCAAGAGCTGGCGCATGACCCTGCGCCGCGCCACCAACAAAGGCGCGCCGGCGCCGGTGGAGGCGTTCAAAAGCCATGGTGTCGACTTCATCGTGCGCGACAAGCTCGATGAGCTCGTTGCGGCCATGAACCAACTCGCCGGCAGCGACTTATTGAAGCTCGAGCACATCAGGATGCAGATCGAAGCGCGCGACCGCGAGATCGCCAACCCCTATGTCAAGGACGCGCAGGTGATGAACATCCACAATGCGCGCCGCTATATCGGCGACAAGCTGATCCGCACCGCCTCCCCGCACAAAATCCTCGATCCCGCGCATGGGCCGCTGATCGCGGTGAAGCTCAACATCCTCACCCGCAAGACGCTGGGCGGCTTCGAGACCGATCTCGACTCCCGCGTGTTCGGCGAGGAAGGCAGCGTCATTCCCGGCCTCTATGCCGTGGGCGAAGCCGCCGGCTTCGGCGGCGGCGGCGTGCACGGCTACCGCTCGCTGGAAGGCACGTTCCTCGGCGGCTGCCTGTTCTCGGGCCGCAATGCCGGCCGCGCCGCGGCGAAGGCGGTGGGCTAG
- a CDS encoding RidA family protein, whose product MSIQRFETGPRMSQVVVHGNTVYLAGVVANKAAGESVTKQTQDILTTIDGHLAKAGADKSKLLSATIYITDMKTFGEMNAVWDAWVSPGNTPARATVEAKLAAPQYTVEIMVTAAK is encoded by the coding sequence ATGAGCATTCAGCGTTTTGAAACCGGCCCGCGCATGAGCCAGGTCGTCGTGCACGGCAACACCGTCTATCTCGCCGGTGTCGTCGCCAACAAGGCCGCCGGCGAAAGCGTGACGAAGCAGACCCAGGACATCCTGACGACCATCGACGGTCACCTCGCCAAGGCGGGCGCCGACAAATCCAAGCTGCTCTCGGCCACGATCTACATCACCGACATGAAGACGTTCGGCGAGATGAACGCGGTGTGGGACGCCTGGGTCTCGCCCGGCAACACGCCGGCCCGCGCCACCGTCGAAGCCAAGCTGGCTGCGCCGCAATACACCGTCGAGATCATGGTGACCGCGGCGAAGTGA
- a CDS encoding ATP-binding cassette domain-containing protein, with protein MAHADATPVLELSGIGKEFGAIRALHDVDMQVFPGEVVGLMGDNGAGKSTLVKIIAGNFRPSHGEMSFAGNAVHFNRPIDARAVGIEVVYQDLALADNLTAAANVFLGRELKRRFGLIALLDHKAMAARALELFGELRSETRPDDLVKQMSGGQRQAVAIARTRLSNARLVMMDEPTAAISVRQVEQVLGLIHRLKEQGVAVMLISHRMPDVFAVCDRVVVMRRGEKRADKPIHQTSPEEITALITGAKEAA; from the coding sequence ATGGCACATGCTGACGCGACCCCGGTCCTCGAGCTCTCCGGCATCGGCAAGGAGTTCGGCGCGATCCGCGCGTTGCACGACGTCGACATGCAGGTCTTCCCGGGCGAGGTCGTCGGCCTGATGGGCGACAACGGCGCCGGCAAGTCGACGCTGGTCAAGATCATCGCCGGCAATTTCCGCCCGAGCCATGGCGAGATGAGCTTTGCCGGCAATGCCGTCCATTTCAATCGTCCGATTGATGCCCGCGCCGTCGGCATCGAGGTCGTCTACCAGGACCTCGCACTCGCGGACAATCTGACGGCCGCGGCCAACGTCTTCCTCGGCCGCGAGCTGAAGCGCAGGTTTGGACTCATCGCCCTGCTCGACCACAAGGCGATGGCGGCGCGTGCGCTCGAATTGTTCGGCGAGCTGCGCTCGGAGACCCGGCCCGACGACCTCGTCAAGCAGATGTCGGGCGGCCAGCGCCAGGCGGTTGCGATCGCGCGTACCAGGCTCTCCAATGCGCGCCTGGTGATGATGGACGAGCCGACCGCCGCGATCTCGGTGCGCCAGGTCGAGCAGGTGCTCGGCCTGATCCACCGGCTGAAGGAGCAGGGCGTCGCCGTCATGCTGATCTCGCACCGCATGCCCGACGTGTTCGCGGTGTGCGACCGCGTCGTCGTCATGCGCCGCGGCGAGAAGCGCGCCGACAAGCCGATCCACCAGACCTCGCCTGAGGAGATCACCGCCCTCATCACCGGCGCGAAGGAGGCGGCGTGA
- the xylA gene encoding xylose isomerase yields the protein MNASAKFFEASAPVAFAGKDADNTPAFRWYDKDRIVHGRRLEEHLRFAVCYWHSLCWPGGDPFGGETFLRPWHGGTDAMAQARAKADIAFELFRLLDVPFFTFHDVDAAPEGASLAESVANLNAIADLFEQKMASAKVRLLWGTANLFTHRRYMAGAATNPDPEIFTYAAGQVRGALEVTHRLGGQNYVLWGGREGYETLLNTDLKRELDQLGRFVSLVVEHKHRIGFKGPILIEPKPKEPTKHQYDFDVATCYGFLERYDLLKDVKLNIEQNHAILAGHSFHHEVALAEALGVFGSLDINRGDDLLGWDTDQFAMNVPELTLVFHEILNRGGFTSGGLNFDAKIRRQSIDPDDLIHAHVGSMDACARAFLAAADMLDAGALTAPLAKRYEGWAGPEGRAILGGQRSLADLADRALLPGFDPQPRSGRQEYLESLVNRYV from the coding sequence GTGAACGCGTCAGCCAAATTCTTCGAGGCCAGCGCACCCGTCGCCTTTGCCGGCAAGGATGCAGACAACACACCCGCCTTTCGCTGGTACGACAAGGACCGCATCGTCCATGGCCGCCGGCTGGAGGAGCATCTGCGCTTTGCGGTCTGCTATTGGCATTCCCTGTGCTGGCCCGGCGGTGATCCCTTCGGCGGCGAGACGTTCCTGCGTCCCTGGCACGGCGGCACTGATGCGATGGCGCAGGCGCGCGCCAAGGCCGACATTGCCTTCGAGCTGTTTCGTCTGCTCGACGTGCCCTTCTTCACCTTCCACGACGTCGACGCGGCGCCGGAAGGTGCCTCGCTTGCCGAGTCCGTCGCCAATCTCAATGCCATCGCCGACCTGTTCGAGCAGAAAATGGCCTCGGCAAAGGTGAGGCTGCTCTGGGGCACCGCCAATCTGTTCACGCATCGCCGCTACATGGCGGGCGCGGCGACCAATCCAGACCCTGAGATCTTCACCTATGCCGCCGGCCAGGTCCGCGGCGCGCTGGAGGTGACGCACCGGCTCGGCGGCCAGAACTATGTGCTGTGGGGTGGGCGCGAGGGCTACGAGACGCTGCTCAACACCGATCTCAAGCGCGAGCTCGACCAGCTCGGGCGCTTCGTCTCCCTCGTCGTCGAGCACAAGCACAGAATAGGCTTCAAAGGCCCGATCCTGATCGAGCCGAAGCCGAAGGAGCCGACCAAGCATCAATATGATTTCGACGTCGCCACCTGCTACGGCTTCCTTGAACGCTACGATCTCCTCAAGGACGTCAAGCTCAACATCGAGCAGAACCACGCCATCCTGGCCGGCCATTCCTTTCATCACGAGGTTGCGCTGGCCGAGGCGCTCGGCGTGTTCGGCTCGCTCGACATCAACCGCGGCGACGATCTGCTCGGCTGGGACACCGACCAGTTCGCGATGAATGTGCCGGAACTGACGCTCGTATTTCACGAGATCCTGAATCGCGGCGGCTTCACCTCGGGCGGACTGAATTTCGACGCCAAGATCAGGCGCCAGTCGATCGACCCCGACGACCTGATCCATGCCCATGTCGGGTCGATGGATGCCTGCGCGCGCGCCTTCCTCGCCGCGGCCGACATGCTCGACGCCGGCGCACTCACCGCGCCGCTCGCCAAGCGCTACGAGGGATGGGCCGGCCCCGAGGGCCGCGCCATTCTCGGCGGCCAGCGTTCGCTCGCGGATCTCGCCGACCGCGCGCTTCTCCCCGGCTTTGATCCGCAGCCGCGCTCCGGCCGGCAGGAATATCTGGAATCCCTCGTCAACCGCTACGTCTGA
- a CDS encoding nuclear transport factor 2 family protein: MTDHTAIALCYIDLWNERTASRRRELLSETWTADASYVDPLMKGDGPDGIDALIAGVQQRFPDFTFKLIGEPNGYGDHVRFSWGLGPEGVDSPIKGTDFAVLKDGRIRSVTGFLDQVPAGA; the protein is encoded by the coding sequence ATGACCGACCACACCGCCATCGCCCTTTGCTATATCGATCTCTGGAACGAGCGTACGGCGAGCCGCCGGCGCGAGCTGCTGAGCGAGACCTGGACGGCGGACGCTAGCTATGTCGATCCGCTGATGAAGGGCGACGGCCCTGATGGCATCGACGCGCTGATCGCGGGCGTGCAGCAGCGCTTTCCCGATTTCACATTCAAGCTGATCGGCGAGCCCAATGGCTATGGCGATCATGTGCGCTTCAGCTGGGGGCTTGGTCCCGAGGGAGTCGACAGTCCGATCAAGGGCACGGATTTCGCCGTGCTGAAGGATGGGCGCATCAGGAGCGTGACGGGTTTTCTGGATCAGGTGCCTGCGGGGGCGTGA
- a CDS encoding sugar-binding protein, producing MRKLLLAGIAVAMMATPAFAANYRFVIVPKAMNNPFFDFARDGCLKRAKELGNIECIYKGPVEHEPATQAQIIQDFVTQKVDGLAISVADVAAMTKSIEAATAAGIPVITFDADAPGSKRIAYIGTNNKEFGTALGKQLLKMRPDGGKYAMVSGGPGAKNLAERVDGVREELKGSKWTEVAGSPTFCNDDPALAVQQMTDMRTATPDLAAIVPIGGWPMFAPEGFKAFASRNKKDIDSGKFTLVVADTLKMQLELLRDGYANALVGQRPFEMGEKAMDTLLAIKKGEKVPEIVYTGLDLVTKDNVAQMLK from the coding sequence ATGAGGAAACTTCTTCTTGCCGGCATCGCGGTTGCGATGATGGCCACGCCGGCGTTCGCCGCGAACTACCGCTTCGTCATCGTGCCCAAGGCGATGAACAATCCGTTCTTCGACTTCGCGCGCGACGGCTGCCTGAAGCGCGCCAAGGAGCTCGGCAATATCGAGTGCATCTACAAGGGGCCGGTCGAGCACGAGCCGGCGACGCAGGCGCAGATCATCCAGGACTTCGTCACCCAGAAGGTCGACGGCCTTGCCATCTCGGTCGCCGACGTCGCGGCCATGACCAAGTCGATCGAGGCGGCGACCGCCGCCGGCATCCCCGTCATCACCTTCGACGCGGATGCACCGGGTTCCAAGCGCATCGCCTATATCGGCACCAACAACAAGGAGTTCGGCACGGCGCTCGGAAAGCAGCTCCTAAAGATGCGGCCCGACGGCGGCAAATACGCGATGGTCTCCGGCGGTCCGGGCGCCAAGAATCTCGCCGAGCGGGTCGACGGCGTGCGCGAGGAGCTGAAGGGCTCGAAATGGACCGAGGTCGCGGGCTCGCCGACCTTCTGCAACGACGATCCCGCACTCGCGGTGCAGCAGATGACGGATATGCGCACGGCCACGCCGGATCTCGCCGCCATCGTTCCGATCGGCGGCTGGCCGATGTTCGCTCCTGAAGGCTTCAAGGCCTTCGCCTCCAGGAACAAGAAGGACATCGATTCCGGCAAGTTCACGCTTGTTGTCGCCGATACGCTGAAGATGCAGCTCGAGCTGCTGCGCGACGGCTATGCCAATGCGCTGGTCGGCCAACGTCCGTTCGAGATGGGCGAGAAGGCGATGGACACGCTGCTCGCCATCAAGAAGGGCGAGAAGGTGCCGGAGATCGTCTACACCGGCCTCGATCTCGTGACCAAGGACAACGTCGCGCAGATGTTGAAGTAG
- a CDS encoding ABC transporter permease, which translates to MAMPMESPISFTNVGRIKWWQRGIFASQTGYVLLALAVLLVIMHFASPYFFTEGNMQNVAKNFSFIAIATLGVTFVIITGGIDLSVGSMMCFSAMITSMVMTELSAPGSPAGALFVHMAADGKTVVANVPGLILLVSVLAGLGVALIAGLVNGFCIAVLGLSPFVTTLGMLSIVRGLGYVVSNGRGSFPGGPDADYFYALTSGNMLGLPAPFIYLVILAMAMAVVLHHTAFGRHVFALGGNEKAAELTGIPVVRVKIEVYVICALAAGLQGIIISGWLGSAPANMATSYELNVIAAAVIGGANLAGGIGGPLGAIVGCVLLEVIRNGLVLAQVSSYWQQTLVGVIIILAVLVDRIRSRMT; encoded by the coding sequence ATGGCCATGCCCATGGAATCCCCCATCAGCTTCACCAATGTCGGCCGGATCAAATGGTGGCAGCGCGGCATCTTCGCCTCGCAGACCGGCTACGTCCTGCTAGCATTGGCCGTGCTGCTGGTGATCATGCATTTCGCCAGCCCGTATTTCTTCACCGAAGGCAACATGCAGAACGTGGCGAAGAATTTTTCCTTCATCGCCATCGCCACGCTCGGCGTGACCTTCGTGATCATCACCGGCGGCATCGATCTTTCCGTCGGTTCGATGATGTGCTTCTCCGCCATGATTACCTCCATGGTGATGACCGAGCTGTCGGCGCCCGGCTCGCCCGCGGGCGCCTTGTTCGTGCACATGGCGGCCGACGGCAAGACCGTCGTCGCCAACGTGCCAGGCTTGATCCTGCTGGTCTCCGTGCTCGCCGGCCTCGGCGTCGCGCTCATTGCCGGCCTCGTCAACGGCTTCTGCATCGCCGTGCTCGGCCTGTCTCCCTTCGTCACCACGCTCGGCATGCTCTCGATCGTACGCGGGCTCGGCTATGTCGTCTCCAACGGCCGCGGCAGCTTTCCGGGCGGGCCTGACGCCGATTATTTCTATGCGCTCACCTCGGGCAACATGCTCGGCCTGCCCGCGCCTTTCATCTATCTCGTGATCCTCGCCATGGCGATGGCCGTGGTGCTGCACCACACCGCGTTCGGCCGCCACGTCTTCGCGCTCGGCGGCAACGAGAAGGCGGCCGAGCTCACCGGCATTCCCGTGGTGCGCGTCAAGATCGAGGTCTACGTGATCTGCGCGCTCGCCGCGGGCCTGCAGGGCATCATCATCTCCGGCTGGCTCGGATCGGCGCCGGCCAACATGGCGACCTCCTACGAGCTCAACGTGATCGCGGCCGCCGTGATCGGCGGCGCCAACCTCGCCGGCGGCATCGGCGGTCCGCTCGGAGCCATCGTCGGCTGCGTGCTGCTGGAGGTGATCCGCAACGGCCTCGTGCTGGCGCAGGTCAGCTCCTACTGGCAGCAGACGCTGGTGGGCGTGATCATCATCCTGGCCGTGCTGGTCGATCGCATCCGCTCGCGGATGACCTGA
- a CDS encoding amidohydrolase family protein, with protein sequence MIIDGHQHFWDPARADYPWMEAEELTPIRRAFGPADLAPLLKANGIDASILVQCRSALEETEEFLRIAQATPSVIGVVGWADLTDAALDETLDRLRAAPGGDRLVGIRHQVHDEADPDWLLREDVQRGLTAVFARGLTYDLLVRTRELPSAVATAQAFPQARFVLDHAAKPPIANGGSDEWTDRIAALAACGNVWCKISGLATEAVWTDWDAERLFPFVEHAAKCFGEDRLIFGSDWPVCLLAGSYGEIKGALEACLARLGPTVQEKAFGANAEAAYRLA encoded by the coding sequence ATGATCATCGACGGCCATCAACACTTTTGGGACCCGGCGCGCGCCGATTATCCCTGGATGGAGGCGGAGGAGCTCACGCCGATCCGCCGCGCCTTCGGTCCTGCCGATCTTGCGCCCTTGTTGAAAGCCAACGGCATCGATGCCAGCATCCTGGTGCAGTGCCGCTCCGCGCTGGAGGAAACCGAGGAATTCTTGCGCATCGCGCAAGCGACGCCGTCGGTGATCGGCGTCGTCGGCTGGGCCGATCTGACCGACGCTGCACTTGACGAAACGCTCGACCGCCTGCGCGCCGCGCCCGGCGGCGACAGATTGGTCGGCATCCGCCACCAGGTCCATGATGAGGCCGATCCCGACTGGCTGCTGCGCGAGGACGTTCAGCGCGGCCTCACCGCGGTGTTCGCCCGCGGTCTCACCTATGACTTGCTGGTCCGCACCCGCGAGCTGCCGTCGGCCGTCGCAACCGCGCAGGCCTTTCCCCAAGCACGTTTCGTGCTCGATCACGCCGCCAAGCCGCCGATCGCCAATGGCGGCAGCGACGAATGGACCGATCGCATCGCAGCGCTCGCCGCCTGCGGCAACGTCTGGTGCAAGATCTCAGGGCTAGCGACGGAAGCGGTCTGGACCGACTGGGACGCGGAGCGGCTGTTTCCGTTCGTCGAACATGCCGCGAAGTGCTTCGGCGAGGATCGCCTGATCTTCGGCTCGGACTGGCCGGTGTGCCTGCTCGCAGGCAGCTACGGCGAGATCAAAGGCGCGCTGGAGGCCTGTCTGGCAAGGCTTGGACCGACGGTCCAGGAGAAGGCGTTCGGGGCGAATGCGGAGGCGGCGTATCGGCTAGCCTGA
- a CDS encoding aldo/keto reductase, whose product MKRSRLGSLDVTSLGLGSAPLGGLFSPVSDADAKATIERAWSAGIRFFDTAPLYGFGLAERRLGAFLRQQPRDSYVISTKVGRLLRAPEGVAAEDEHYKGTPRERPVFDFSHDGVMRSVEESLARLGLDRVDVLLVHDPDDHFDDAVNGAFRALQRLRSEGTVKAIGAGMNQSEMLVRFAEAMPVDCFLLAGRYTLLDQGALDALFPLCTAKSIGILLGGIYNSGILANPNTSAKFNYQDADAALVARARELDALCRKHGTELKAAAFQFCVAHPAVTVAVMGARNEAEVADNMAMSERAVPPAFWQELRAKNLVDARAPLPGGA is encoded by the coding sequence ATGAAACGGTCGCGGCTCGGCTCTCTCGACGTCACCTCACTCGGCCTCGGTTCCGCTCCGCTCGGCGGATTGTTCAGCCCAGTCAGCGATGCCGACGCGAAAGCGACGATCGAACGCGCATGGTCGGCCGGAATCCGCTTCTTCGACACCGCGCCGCTTTACGGCTTTGGCCTCGCCGAGCGGAGGCTCGGCGCCTTCCTGCGCCAGCAGCCGCGCGACTCCTACGTCATCTCGACCAAGGTCGGCCGTCTGTTGCGCGCGCCCGAGGGCGTTGCTGCCGAGGACGAACACTACAAGGGAACGCCGCGCGAGCGGCCGGTGTTCGATTTCAGCCATGACGGCGTAATGCGCTCAGTCGAGGAGAGCCTCGCAAGGCTCGGGCTCGACCGCGTGGACGTTCTGCTCGTGCATGATCCCGACGATCACTTCGACGACGCTGTCAATGGTGCGTTCCGCGCGCTGCAGCGGCTGCGCAGCGAGGGCACGGTCAAGGCGATCGGTGCCGGCATGAACCAGTCCGAAATGCTGGTGCGATTTGCCGAGGCGATGCCGGTCGATTGCTTTCTGCTCGCCGGCCGCTACACGCTGCTCGATCAGGGCGCGCTGGATGCGCTGTTTCCACTCTGCACGGCGAAGAGCATCGGCATCCTGCTGGGTGGCATCTACAACAGCGGCATCCTGGCCAATCCCAACACCAGCGCGAAGTTCAACTATCAGGACGCCGATGCGGCGTTGGTCGCGCGTGCGCGCGAGCTCGACGCGCTCTGCCGCAAGCACGGCACGGAGCTGAAGGCCGCAGCGTTCCAGTTCTGCGTGGCGCACCCGGCGGTGACGGTCGCCGTGATGGGCGCGCGCAACGAAGCGGAGGTGGCCGACAACATGGCGATGTCGGAGCGCGCGGTGCCGCCGGCGTTCTGGCAGGAGCTGCGCGCGAAAAATCTCGTCGATGCCCGCGCGCCGCTGCCCGGCGGAGCGTGA
- a CDS encoding SCO family protein, translating into MSSMARPLVIATAFAASLIVGLLIMFWAMGGVSKVAQPAAIGGPFQLTDQNGKVVTDKNLKGKPTLIFFGYTHCPDVCPTSLFEISEVLRALGKDAGKVNAVFISVDPERDTQATMKDYLSSFDPHLQGLSGDPAEIAKVITSYRVYAKKVPAKDGDYTMDHTALIYLMDREGRFVSPFNLKRTPEEAAADLKKYI; encoded by the coding sequence ATGAGCTCCATGGCCCGTCCGCTGGTGATCGCGACCGCCTTTGCCGCAAGCCTCATCGTCGGGCTCCTGATCATGTTCTGGGCCATGGGCGGGGTGAGCAAGGTGGCGCAGCCGGCCGCGATCGGCGGTCCGTTCCAGCTCACCGACCAGAACGGCAAGGTGGTCACCGACAAGAACCTGAAGGGCAAGCCGACCCTGATCTTCTTCGGCTACACCCATTGTCCCGACGTCTGCCCGACCTCGCTGTTCGAGATCTCGGAAGTGCTGCGCGCGCTGGGCAAGGATGCCGGCAAGGTCAATGCCGTCTTCATCTCGGTCGATCCCGAGCGCGACACGCAGGCGACCATGAAGGACTATCTGTCGAGCTTCGATCCGCATCTTCAGGGCCTGTCCGGCGATCCCGCCGAGATCGCCAAGGTGATCACCTCCTACCGGGTCTATGCCAAGAAGGTCCCGGCCAAGGACGGCGATTACACCATGGACCACACCGCGCTGATCTATCTGATGGACCGCGAGGGCAGATTCGTCTCGCCGTTCAACCTGAAGCGCACGCCGGAAGAGGCGGCGGCGGATCTGAAGAAATATATCTGA